Proteins from a single region of Amycolatopsis sp. CA-230715:
- the rmuC gene encoding DNA recombination protein RmuC translates to MGSAVFGTATVVVALALAVGVFLLWRLYNDSLRRADAAARQVDVERSRVDQQQAALRRYEVAFASISGRGELGEQVLVETARALGLREGLHFTLQTDLAGGGAAKPDMVLRVAGDRTVPVDAKASMACWAEAVETNDTDERMDALRVHVRNLRSRAAELAGKGYQRWADAIYGTIMFVPSDAAVVAALDTDPELLRWMIDRRVFLCGPTGFAIVASAAMFAASDRAVIEDVERVRAGAASAHRAAGNAVDALNLSSTHLQRFVSARRRELDALESFRAAVAPLTEAAASPAPVPEVRRGDELAAG, encoded by the coding sequence GTGGGTTCGGCGGTGTTCGGCACGGCGACGGTGGTCGTCGCGCTGGCGCTCGCGGTCGGGGTGTTCCTGTTGTGGCGGCTGTACAACGACAGTCTCCGCAGGGCCGACGCGGCGGCGCGCCAGGTCGATGTCGAGCGGTCGCGGGTGGACCAGCAGCAGGCCGCGCTGCGCCGCTACGAGGTCGCGTTCGCGTCCATCAGCGGCCGCGGCGAACTGGGCGAGCAGGTGCTCGTGGAAACCGCGCGCGCGCTCGGGCTGCGCGAGGGGCTGCACTTCACGCTGCAGACCGATCTCGCGGGCGGCGGCGCCGCGAAACCGGACATGGTGCTCAGGGTCGCCGGCGACCGGACGGTCCCGGTCGACGCGAAGGCGAGCATGGCGTGCTGGGCGGAGGCGGTGGAGACGAACGACACCGACGAGCGGATGGACGCGCTGCGCGTGCACGTGCGCAACCTCCGCTCACGCGCGGCCGAGCTGGCGGGCAAGGGATACCAGCGCTGGGCGGACGCGATCTACGGCACGATCATGTTCGTCCCGTCCGACGCCGCGGTGGTCGCCGCGCTCGACACCGATCCCGAGCTGCTGCGCTGGATGATCGACCGGCGGGTGTTCCTGTGCGGGCCCACCGGGTTCGCCATCGTCGCCTCCGCCGCGATGTTCGCGGCGAGCGACCGAGCGGTGATCGAGGACGTCGAACGGGTCCGCGCCGGTGCCGCGTCCGCGCACCGCGCGGCGGGCAACGCCGTCGACGCGCTCAACCTCTCCAGCACGCACCTGCAGCGGTTCGTTTCGGCGCGCCGCCGCGAGCTGGACGCGCTCGAAAGCTTCCGGGCCGCGGTGGCCCCGCTCACCGAAGCCGCCGCGAGCCCCGCCCCGGTACCCGAAGTCAGAAGGGGGGACGAGCTGGCCGCCGGTTGA
- a CDS encoding exonuclease SbcCD subunit D, with amino-acid sequence MRVLHTSDWHVGRTFHGADLLADQEAILSHLADLVVDEAVDVVVVPGDVYDRAVPSADAVRVATAALGRLHAAGARLVLTSGNHDSAPRLGAFADFAAAGGLHLRTTIARLHEPVLVEDRHGTVAFYGIPYLEPEPARHALGVPDARGHTGVLTEAMRRVWEDLAAREPGTRSVVLAHAFVTGGAPSESERTIAVGGVEQVPGSVFDGVDYVALGHLHGPQVLAPHLRYSGSPLAYSFQEAAQRKAVWLVDLDENGLGEVRRRELPVPRRLAKISGKLGELLEEPVFEQVVECYLSVTLTDPVRPVDGMRSLRARFPHVVHLDWQPEGGGTTTALRYAKAVRGRSDSEIAETFLADTRGEVPNHREQELLTEALEASGREEEE; translated from the coding sequence GTGAGAGTCCTGCACACCTCCGATTGGCACGTCGGCCGCACCTTCCACGGCGCGGACCTCCTTGCCGACCAGGAGGCGATCCTGTCCCACCTCGCCGACCTCGTGGTCGACGAGGCGGTGGACGTCGTCGTCGTGCCGGGCGACGTCTACGACCGCGCGGTCCCCTCGGCCGACGCGGTGCGCGTGGCCACGGCCGCGCTCGGCAGGCTCCACGCGGCGGGGGCGCGGCTCGTGCTCACCTCGGGCAACCACGATTCCGCGCCCCGCCTCGGCGCGTTCGCGGATTTCGCCGCCGCGGGCGGGCTCCACCTGCGCACCACCATCGCTCGGTTGCACGAGCCGGTGCTCGTCGAAGACCGGCACGGCACCGTCGCGTTCTACGGAATCCCTTATCTGGAGCCGGAACCGGCGCGCCACGCGCTCGGCGTGCCCGACGCGCGCGGGCACACCGGCGTGCTCACCGAGGCCATGCGGCGGGTGTGGGAGGACCTGGCCGCCCGCGAGCCCGGCACGAGATCGGTCGTGCTCGCGCACGCGTTCGTCACCGGCGGCGCGCCGAGCGAATCGGAGCGCACGATCGCGGTCGGCGGCGTCGAACAGGTGCCAGGCTCGGTGTTCGACGGGGTCGACTACGTCGCGCTCGGCCACCTGCACGGGCCGCAGGTGCTGGCACCGCATCTGCGCTATTCGGGCAGCCCGCTCGCGTACTCGTTCCAGGAAGCCGCGCAGCGCAAGGCGGTCTGGCTCGTCGACCTCGACGAGAACGGCCTCGGCGAGGTGCGCCGCCGCGAGCTGCCGGTGCCGAGGCGGCTGGCGAAGATCAGCGGCAAGCTCGGCGAGTTGCTCGAGGAGCCCGTTTTCGAACAGGTCGTGGAGTGCTACCTGTCGGTCACGCTGACCGATCCGGTCCGCCCAGTGGACGGAATGCGCTCTCTTCGGGCGCGCTTCCCACACGTTGTGCACCTCGACTGGCAGCCTGAGGGCGGCGGCACCACGACGGCGCTCCGGTACGCGAAGGCGGTACGCGGGCGTTCGGACTCCGAGATCGCGGAGACCTTCCTCGCCGACACCCGGGGGGAGGTGCCCAACCACCGTGAACAGGAGCTGCTCACGGAAGCGCTAGAGGCGTCGGGACGGGAAGAAGAGGAATGA